In Chitinophagaceae bacterium, the genomic window CTTATTGTTTCAATGGAAGAAGAGCATTTGAGTACCGTTACAGATTCAAATGGTTATTATCAATTTGATAATATTCCGGTGAAGCTTTATACCATTACTTTCAGGAAGGAAGATTATTTAACCAGGGAAATGAAAATCAGCATCTCTGAAAATAAAAGCACTGTACTCGACATCGCGCTTACTCCAGGTATTATTAGTCTTCCGGATCTTGTTGTAAACGGTGATGTTCCTGTTTCTGCTGCTTCTTCACAGGTATTCAGTATCATCGACTTTCAATTGCGTCCTAAAAATTCAGCGCAGGATATGCTGCGGCTGGTGCCGGGTTTATTTATTGCGCAACATGCAGGAGGTGGAAAAGCAGAACAGATTTTTGTGCGTGGTTTCGATTGTGATCATGGAACAGATGTAGCAACTTATGTTGATGGCATTCCGGTCAACATGCCTTCACATGGTCACGGTCAGGGATATGCTGATCTTCATTTTCTGGTTCCTGAAGTGGTGCAAAATATGGACATCACCAAAGGTCCATACTTCACTCAGAATGGAAATTTCTCCACCGGTGCAACAGTCAGGTTTAATACACTCGATCAGTTGGATGAAAACTCATTCACAACAGATTTCACATCTGCTCCTACCCAACGTGGTTTCAGCGGCAGCCGCGCTTTGCTGATGATGCAATTGCCTTTTCAATCAGCAAACGTGAACTCCTACATAGCAGGAGATTTTACATACAACCCATCTTATTTTGATGCAAGCCAGCAATTTCATCGCTTCACTTTATTTAATAAAAATACTTTCCGCCTCAGCAATAAAACAACAGCAATCGTTTCGTTCAATGGATTTGGTTCTTCCTGGAATGCTTCAGGACAAGTTCCATCACGAGCCGTAGAAAGTGGATTGATAGATCGCTTTGGCGCTATTGATACATTAGAAGGTGGAACTACTTCCAGGAATAATCTAAACATGGAACTGGATTCGAAAATCGGTAACAATATTTTTCATTCGCAGATTTATTTTTGCAATTACCGATTCAAATTATTTTCAAATTTTACTTTCTTCTTGAATGATCCTGTCAACGGCGACATGATTGAACAAACGGATGATCGCACCATCGGAGGATACAATGGTTCTTATAGCATACCTGGAAACCTGGGCGGACTTTCCGTGAAAACCACATTTGGACTTGGATTTCGTACCGATCGAACCAACGTTATGCTATTGCATTCGCCCGATCGTGAAAGGCTTTCCGTAACTGCAAACGCTATCATTTTTGAACGCAGCATGAATGGATGGATCAAAGAAGAAATAAATTTTACGTCACAGTTTAAAGCGGAATTAGGAATGCGTATTGATTATTTCACATTCGATGTAAATGACTTGATTCCAATTGATTCATTCCACGATGATCTTTCAGGATATAATTATCAAACACTGGCGCAACCCAAATTAAACCTTGTCTATTCGCCAGCTGATAATATTCATTTGTTCCTGAATTCAGGGATAGGCTATCATTCCAATGATGCACGTTCCGTTGTGCAGGATCCGGCAACGCATCGCTTACCATTGGCTGCCGGCGGCGAAATAGGTACACAAATTCGCGTGGGGTCACTGATATTCTCTGTTGCATTATGGACCATTCAGCTTGAAAATGAACTTGTTTACATTGGAGATGAAGGAACTACGGAAAACAATGGTCCAAGCAGTCGTAAAGGAATTGATTTCTCCGCGCGCTACCAGGTTCTCAAATGGTTGTATGCCGATGTGGATGTGAATTATGCAAAAGGATTTTTGCTGGAAGATTTTTTCGGAGAGAAACTTCGTGAAGACAATATCATTCCACTCGCTCCCCAATTTACATCAACAGGTGGATTAACGATTATAAAACCACGTGGATGGGAAGGTGCTTTGCGTTACCGTCTGATGGGCGACAGGCCGGCGAATGAATCCAATACAGTAACCGCGAAAGGATATTTGTTGCTTGATGCAGCAGTAGGTTATCGCTGGGAGCATTTTCGGGTAGGATTAAATATTGAAAACCTCACAAATACAGAATGGAATGAGGCACAGTTTGATACCGAATCACGATTGTTTGATGAACCCAAACCTGTTTCTGAATTGAACTTCACGCCGGGAACACCGGTTGCGTTTAAAGGAAGTGTATCGGTTTATTTTTGAATGTTGCATGGTTAAATGTTGGGATTGTTATTTGTCGGTATTGCTGCGAATCATCAACGATTTAGCAATTTAACCATTTAACCCTTCGACCATTTCTTCAATCAACCTTCCACGTAAAAATCAAAGCAACCACAACAATTAAACAATTTAGCAATTTGACCATTCAGTCATTCAGCCATATAACCATCCAACCTTTCGTCACCCTAATTTCCTTACCTTCGATGCCCCTTAGAATCCAGCCATGATCTCCGCCCGAAGCAAAGACGATATTTTAGCCGCTGCCCGAATTGAGGATGTGGTTGGGGATTTCGTGAACCTGAAAAAGAGAGGCACTAATTTCGTCGGATTGTGTCCATTTCATACGGAGAAAACACCTTCATTTCATGTATCACCAACGAAAGGTATTTACAAATGCTTTGGTTGTGGTAAAGGTGGCGACTCTGTGAGTTTTATAATGGAGCATGAAAAGTTCAACTATCCGGAAGCGCTGCGTTACCTGGCGCAGAAATATAATCTTGCAGTGGAGGAAACCGGTGATGTAGCCAAAGAGCAGGGAGATAAGATGGTGAAAGATTCATTGTTCATCATCAACCAATTCGCGCAGCAGTACTTTCATGATAATTTATTAAAGACAACAGAAGGAAAAAATATTGGCCTGTCTTATTTTAAAGAAAGAGGATTCACGGATGAAATGCTGAAGAAATTTATGCTGGGCTATTCCTTGTCCGATGCAGAGGCTTTCACAAAAACAGCATTGAAAAACGGATACCAGGCTGACCTGCTTCGCCAGGCAGGATTGATCAAAGAAAAGGGAGAGAAAAATGTTGACTTTTTTCACCACCGTGTCATTTTTCCAATTCTTAACTTATCAGGAAAAGTGGTTGCATTTGCCGGGCGTATCATGGTGAAAGATGAACGCGCACCGAAATACATCAACTCACCTGAAACGGAGATTTATCACAAGAGCCAATTGGTATACGGCATTTACCATGCACGAAATGCCATTCGTAAGGATGATGAATGTTTTCTTACGGAAGGGTACACAGATGTAATTTCCATGCACCAGGCAGGCATTGAAAATGTCGTGGCTTCATCAGGAACTTCACTTACTCCGGAGCAAATCAAACTCATAAAACGGTTTACTAATAATATCACCATTCTTTATGATGGCGATGCAGCAGGTATAAAGGCGGCATTGCGTGGGTTGGAAATGATGGCGGAAGAAGATGTGAACGTTCGCGTGGTTTTATTGCCTGATGGTGATGATCCTGATTCTTACCTGCACAAAAACGGCAGCTCTGCCTTTCGTGAATTTGTAGCGAAGAGCAAGAAACATTTTCTGCAGTTTAAAATGGAGTTGCTGCTTGCGGAAGCGGGAACAGATCCATTAAAAAAGGCAGATGTTATCAAAGACATTGTTGAAACACTTTCAAAGATTCCTGATCCAATAAAAAGATCGGTACTTATTAAAGAGTGCAGCAGGCAACTCGATGTTGGTGAACAGGTGTTGATTACCGAAGTAAACAAGGTGAAACGCCGTCAGTTCAAAAAGGAAACAGGCGCACCTGGTTATGAAGCAGATGCTTTGTACAACGATCAAAATGCTCCTGAAGATCATTCACAACAGCAGCAACAGGATCAGCAAGCTAAAGATTTCTACCAGGAAATGGGCATTTTGCGATTGTTGCTTGAATATGGCGAAGAATTATTGGATGATGGACAAAAAGTAGTGGATGTGGTGCTCGATGAATTAAAGGAAGCACCATTATACAATCACGACTTTCAACTGATGATCCATGAGATGGAAGAGATGGTGAAGAAAGGAGGTAAAGTTGACCATCACATTTTTATCAATCATGAGGAGAAAAAATTCCGCGATCTGGCCATTGAGATCATTTCATTTCCCTATAACCTGAGTGAAAACTGGGAGAAACGGCATGAGATATTTATCAATACGCCGCAGAAGAATTTTAAAAAACATGTAGTCAGCACACTGCACCATTTTAAACTGCACAAGCTGATGAACATGAAACTCGAGAATCAACAACAGTTGAAAACGGTGAAAGGCAATGAAGAAGACGAGAATCACTATATGATTGTGAATATCAAATTGGATGAATGGATCCGGCAATTGGGAAAGTCGCTTGGAACGGTCACAGTATCCTATTTCAAATAGCTTTTATTGCAACACATAAGCTGTCATATAATTTTCGAACTGCTCATATTGAATATTTAATTCCAACTGATAGTCGGCTTTTGAAATTTGACCTTGGATTTTTCCACTAAAGGAAAATTCAAATGGTGCTACCAAAAGATGCTGACGGAAATCAAGTTTCTTTTCCCCATACAATTTATACATCGCTTCTTTTGCACACCAGATGGCGTATAATTGTTCGATCCTGTTTTCATCAGCAACCCATTTCATCTCTGCTTCATTCACAAACTTATGCTGAATGCGTAACACTTTGGGATCCATCTTTTCAATGTCAATTCCCACTTTATATTTTTTGCTTAACAGCAGTGCTGAAAGATCGGAAGAGTGGGAGAGCGAGATTTCTACCGGGAAATTTCTCACGATGGGTTTACCGTTTAAATCATTTTCAAGATGGATAAACTGATCAGTTTGCATCATGCTTCTCAGTAACACCCGGCTCGACAGCCAATGTAATTTCCGTTGTGGATGTTTGATGGAATCTATCAATGCGTTTTCCTTTTCATCCAGCATCAATTGCGACCGGAACCACTCAGCACTTTCCCTAATGTGCCAAAGTCCAATAAGTGTTTCTGCTGCAATTTCTCTTTTATAGATCAGCGCCATTACTGTAAATATAACTTTTGAAAGTCATTGATGAAGTACTTATGCAGTAAATTCAACTTCATAGAAACGAGCGGATCTTGAGTGCTTCAACCCGCACAGTTTAAATGTTGTAATAAAAAATCCAAAATTGATATTGGTCAGTTTTTCTTTGCGAACTTTGCGCCTCAGCGCGAAAATAAATTTTATGAAAGTTTTCATTTTTGCTATGTACCAAGATAGTCTAACTGCTATTGACTATAAGCATTGCTAAGATTTGGTATGCACCGTTTCTAATCTGTGTTTCGAAAGTTATCTGGTAATTAATGGACACGAACTTATATTTGCCAACTAATTTCCATTTTCTTGCAAGTTGATCAGGTTGCCAGGTTCACATTACACAAAGGTTCAGTCTATGCACTTTCGCAAGGAAGTGATGCTTCTTCTTTTCTCTCTGCCGGGAGTGAAGGATTGGTTGTAGAATGGAACATCAACGATGCTTCCAATGCTGTTGCGCTTGCCAGGGTAAATAGCCAGGTATTTGCGCTTTTAAATATCCCTGAAAAAAAACTGCTGGTAATTGGAACCATGGCCGGTGGAATTCATGTGATTGACCTGGTTCTGAAAAGTGAAATTCATTACATCACCTATCATCAGCAATCGATATTCGACATAAAACTATATAATGATCAAGTGCTCGTTGCTTCAAAAGATGGAACATTGACTGTCTGGTCCGCTGTAGATTTTTCATTACAACGTATATTGACCATCAGCAATCTGAGCCTGCGTATGATAGACCTGAATCCATTGAAAAATGAAATGGCCATTGCTTCCAGTGACAATAAAGTGTATATAGTTGACCTGTCTCAATGGAAAGTAAAAGCAATCTTGCAAGGTCCGTCCAATTCAGTATTCTCAGTCTCCTTCATTCCTGCATTGAATAAATTGCTTGCAGGTTCCCGTGATGCACAGCTTTATGAATACGATTTGAATAATCTGCAACTGGAAAAACAAATCAAAGCACATCTATATACCATCAATCATCTGCAGCTTATTTCAAATGACCAATTTATAGCAACAGCATCTCGTGATAAAACCATTCGTATCTGGAACAGCCATTCACTTGAATTGCTAAAATCACTTGATCATCTTAAGTGCGGAGGCCATACCAAATCAGTGAACCGTTTGCTTTGGCTGCCGGAACAAAATGTATTGCTTTCCGCGAGCGACGACAGAACAGTTATTGCCTGGAGAATTCATTGATTAAATGAAATTGGTTTCTGGAAGAGGAGATCAAGGAGAGATCCTTTCAATTTCATCACCTTTTCAGCCCACGCTTCTTTGCGAACTTTGCGCCCACAAAAGCAAATGTTTAGAAGCACGCCTGACAAAATAATTATTGCCTTTCTTCCTGATCTGATTTGCGTTTAAATGATTTTAACGGTTAACATGAGTGCAAGATGAATTAGCGTACACAACATTCACCTACAAATGATATTTTCGCACTCCACATTTCACTAACATGATTTTATCAGACCGTCAGATACTCGCAGAAATTGAAAAGGGAACCATCCTGATTGAACCTTTTAAGCCGGAAGGATTAGGTTCTAACAGTTATGATGTGCATCTCGGTAAGTACATTGCAACGTATAAGGATCGCATTCTGGATGCACGGAAACATAACCAGATCGATACCATCACACTTCCTGAAGATGGATTTATTCTTTACCCCGACATGCTTTATCTCGGAGTTACAGAAGAGTATACTGAAACGCATGCGCACGTACCTTTTCTTGAAGGTAAATCCAGTGTCGGACGTCTTGGTATTGATATTCATGCCACTGCCGGAAAAGGCGATGTCGGTTATTGTAACACCTGGACACTGGAGATTTCGGTGAAGCAACCTGTGCGTATTTATCCGGGAATGCCCATTGGCCAATTAATTTATTTTGTGGTGGAAGGCACTGTTAAAAACACCTATAACAAAAAAGGCAACGCCAAATACAGCAAGCGCACATTGAAACCGCTGGAGTCTATGATGTGGAAGAATAAATGGTGAGAAGATTTCGTTAGAAAATTTCATTCACCTTTTAAACTATGATGAAATACTATTATCTTCTTTCGCTGCTGATTATTGCGCTCACTTCGTGTTCAACCCTCAAGCCACTGGAGTATCGTTCCCTGGATAATTTCAATGTTTCAAATCTTGGCAGCGCACCTCAATTAACATTTGATCTTTCACTTTATAATCCAAATACTGTTGGCGCAAAACTGAAGGACTTCAGTGTAGGATTTGAAATGAATGGAGTTAAGTTGGCTGACGCGCAATTGGCAGATGTGTCTCATGCGGGCGCACAATCTGAATTCACTGTTCCTATGAAGATCAATACATCTATCGTGCAACTATCTCAATTTCTCCCTGCCGGAATCAGCCTGTTCACTTCCGGTGCTACTATTCCCGTTCACCTGAATGGAAGCATAACAGTGAAAAAATTTATTTTTCACAAAACATTTCCTTTCGATGTGCGCGAATCTCTGGATACGAAAAAAATAAGATTGGGGAAATAGGAGGTTGATGTACCGCGACTTTCAAGTCACGAATTTACCCCTCAAAATGCAGCGTAAACATAATCGTACGTGCCCTTAGCTTTTCTAATACGCTTGAAAAAATCAGGTTGTCATCCGGCTTCAGGATATTAAAAAGACCATAGGATATTTTTACCTCCGGAGAAATAATCACCAATGGAAGATGAAACTCCATACCCATTCCATATTCAAGAGCGATATCATTCCTGTATACTTTTATTAAATTTTCTGCCAGCCGTGCAGAAGCATTCGACTGCATATCCATACTGTATTTGAATCCGCCTAACACATACATCCGGAAATCTTTATAAGGTCTCGACCTGTATTTCAGATGCACAGGAAACTCCAGGTAAACGGATTCGATTTTTTTAATGGGAATTGTATCGGTCGTACTCATGGAATATTGAATACTTCTGTCGGCAAAAGCCAGGTCAGGGATGAATCGTAGTTCAAATGATCTTGAAAGGTGAAGATCGGAAAGAATACCTAAAGCAAAGCCAGGATTACTCGTGCCATGTACATCCAGAATTTCATTTTGATGAATGTAGTTGGAGTCCAGGATAATCTTGTAATTAGACCTGTTCAAACCCAGGGAGATACCAAAATGAAATAACCTCCTGTCATACACCTGGTCGTCAGTGTAAATATTGACCTGTGCAAATGAATGCCGGCACAACAATACCATCAGCAGCAGAACTATTGCTTCTTTGCGGTATAGATGGAACTGATTCCGAAAGTGAGCGGTGTGCATTGAGTTGATACGAATCCGTTTTTATTCAGTAATTGGGTAAAATCTTTTCCGTCTGGAAATGCGGCCACTGACCGGTGAAGGTAAGTATAGGCCATTTTATCATTGGTGATCCATTGACCAAGAATCGGGCAGATGTATGTGAAATAAAGATGAAACAATTGCTTGAATGGAAATAGTTTTGGTTTTGAAAACTCTAACACAATCAATGTTCCGTTACTTTTCAAAACCCTGTTCAATTCCTGTAATCCCTTTTCAAGGTGCTCAAAATTTCTGACGCCGAATGCAACGGTGATTGCATCAAATTTATTATCTGCGAAGGGAAGATTCTCAGCATCGGCTTGTTGCAAGGTGATAAGAGATTCCAGGCTTTTCTCCTTCAGCTTCACTTGCCCTTTACTGAGCATTTCCACTGAGATATCAATTCCTGTGATGTGTTCAGGATGAAGGGACGCCAATTGTATAGCAACATCTGCTGTCCCGGTTGCTACATCCAGGATCATTTTTGGTTGTACCGGTT contains:
- a CDS encoding TonB-dependent receptor, with amino-acid sequence MKFLPFYFTIIFLTVFTSAQAHDGSLQGTITDNISNFPITGLIVSMEEEHLSTVTDSNGYYQFDNIPVKLYTITFRKEDYLTREMKISISENKSTVLDIALTPGIISLPDLVVNGDVPVSAASSQVFSIIDFQLRPKNSAQDMLRLVPGLFIAQHAGGGKAEQIFVRGFDCDHGTDVATYVDGIPVNMPSHGHGQGYADLHFLVPEVVQNMDITKGPYFTQNGNFSTGATVRFNTLDQLDENSFTTDFTSAPTQRGFSGSRALLMMQLPFQSANVNSYIAGDFTYNPSYFDASQQFHRFTLFNKNTFRLSNKTTAIVSFNGFGSSWNASGQVPSRAVESGLIDRFGAIDTLEGGTTSRNNLNMELDSKIGNNIFHSQIYFCNYRFKLFSNFTFFLNDPVNGDMIEQTDDRTIGGYNGSYSIPGNLGGLSVKTTFGLGFRTDRTNVMLLHSPDRERLSVTANAIIFERSMNGWIKEEINFTSQFKAELGMRIDYFTFDVNDLIPIDSFHDDLSGYNYQTLAQPKLNLVYSPADNIHLFLNSGIGYHSNDARSVVQDPATHRLPLAAGGEIGTQIRVGSLIFSVALWTIQLENELVYIGDEGTTENNGPSSRKGIDFSARYQVLKWLYADVDVNYAKGFLLEDFFGEKLREDNIIPLAPQFTSTGGLTIIKPRGWEGALRYRLMGDRPANESNTVTAKGYLLLDAAVGYRWEHFRVGLNIENLTNTEWNEAQFDTESRLFDEPKPVSELNFTPGTPVAFKGSVSVYF
- a CDS encoding DNA primase, producing MISARSKDDILAAARIEDVVGDFVNLKKRGTNFVGLCPFHTEKTPSFHVSPTKGIYKCFGCGKGGDSVSFIMEHEKFNYPEALRYLAQKYNLAVEETGDVAKEQGDKMVKDSLFIINQFAQQYFHDNLLKTTEGKNIGLSYFKERGFTDEMLKKFMLGYSLSDAEAFTKTALKNGYQADLLRQAGLIKEKGEKNVDFFHHRVIFPILNLSGKVVAFAGRIMVKDERAPKYINSPETEIYHKSQLVYGIYHARNAIRKDDECFLTEGYTDVISMHQAGIENVVASSGTSLTPEQIKLIKRFTNNITILYDGDAAGIKAALRGLEMMAEEDVNVRVVLLPDGDDPDSYLHKNGSSAFREFVAKSKKHFLQFKMELLLAEAGTDPLKKADVIKDIVETLSKIPDPIKRSVLIKECSRQLDVGEQVLITEVNKVKRRQFKKETGAPGYEADALYNDQNAPEDHSQQQQQDQQAKDFYQEMGILRLLLEYGEELLDDGQKVVDVVLDELKEAPLYNHDFQLMIHEMEEMVKKGGKVDHHIFINHEEKKFRDLAIEIISFPYNLSENWEKRHEIFINTPQKNFKKHVVSTLHHFKLHKLMNMKLENQQQLKTVKGNEEDENHYMIVNIKLDEWIRQLGKSLGTVTVSYFK
- a CDS encoding 4'-phosphopantetheinyl transferase superfamily protein, whose protein sequence is MALIYKREIAAETLIGLWHIRESAEWFRSQLMLDEKENALIDSIKHPQRKLHWLSSRVLLRSMMQTDQFIHLENDLNGKPIVRNFPVEISLSHSSDLSALLLSKKYKVGIDIEKMDPKVLRIQHKFVNEAEMKWVADENRIEQLYAIWCAKEAMYKLYGEKKLDFRQHLLVAPFEFSFSGKIQGQISKADYQLELNIQYEQFENYMTAYVLQ
- a CDS encoding WD40 repeat domain-containing protein gives rise to the protein MQVDQVARFTLHKGSVYALSQGSDASSFLSAGSEGLVVEWNINDASNAVALARVNSQVFALLNIPEKKLLVIGTMAGGIHVIDLVLKSEIHYITYHQQSIFDIKLYNDQVLVASKDGTLTVWSAVDFSLQRILTISNLSLRMIDLNPLKNEMAIASSDNKVYIVDLSQWKVKAILQGPSNSVFSVSFIPALNKLLAGSRDAQLYEYDLNNLQLEKQIKAHLYTINHLQLISNDQFIATASRDKTIRIWNSHSLELLKSLDHLKCGGHTKSVNRLLWLPEQNVLLSASDDRTVIAWRIH
- a CDS encoding dCTP deaminase, yielding MILSDRQILAEIEKGTILIEPFKPEGLGSNSYDVHLGKYIATYKDRILDARKHNQIDTITLPEDGFILYPDMLYLGVTEEYTETHAHVPFLEGKSSVGRLGIDIHATAGKGDVGYCNTWTLEISVKQPVRIYPGMPIGQLIYFVVEGTVKNTYNKKGNAKYSKRTLKPLESMMWKNKW
- a CDS encoding LEA type 2 family protein; translation: MMKYYYLLSLLIIALTSCSTLKPLEYRSLDNFNVSNLGSAPQLTFDLSLYNPNTVGAKLKDFSVGFEMNGVKLADAQLADVSHAGAQSEFTVPMKINTSIVQLSQFLPAGISLFTSGATIPVHLNGSITVKKFIFHKTFPFDVRESLDTKKIRLGK
- a CDS encoding PorT family protein, yielding MVLLCRHSFAQVNIYTDDQVYDRRLFHFGISLGLNRSNYKIILDSNYIHQNEILDVHGTSNPGFALGILSDLHLSRSFELRFIPDLAFADRSIQYSMSTTDTIPIKKIESVYLEFPVHLKYRSRPYKDFRMYVLGGFKYSMDMQSNASARLAENLIKVYRNDIALEYGMGMEFHLPLVIISPEVKISYGLFNILKPDDNLIFSSVLEKLRARTIMFTLHFEG
- the ubiE gene encoding bifunctional demethylmenaquinone methyltransferase/2-methoxy-6-polyprenyl-1,4-benzoquinol methylase UbiE, whose translation is MKQQVVPYEELNLSKKEQVTMMFDRIAFRYDLMNRLLSFGIDVGWRKRMLKILKPVQPKMILDVATGTADVAIQLASLHPEHITGIDISVEMLSKGQVKLKEKSLESLITLQQADAENLPFADNKFDAITVAFGVRNFEHLEKGLQELNRVLKSNGTLIVLEFSKPKLFPFKQLFHLYFTYICPILGQWITNDKMAYTYLHRSVAAFPDGKDFTQLLNKNGFVSTQCTPLTFGISSIYTAKKQ